In Diorhabda sublineata isolate icDioSubl1.1 chromosome 4, icDioSubl1.1, whole genome shotgun sequence, a single window of DNA contains:
- the LOC130443610 gene encoding putative tRNA (cytidine(32)/guanosine(34)-2'-O)-methyltransferase → MGKMSKDKRDIYYRKAKEQGWRARSAFKLLQIDEKYNIFEGVTKAVDLCAAPGSWSQVLSRKLYLGETIIIRDKCSLFYNEIELHQKLESMEEYELLKNDNVKIVAVDLQPMSPLPGVIQIQGDITKYSTAQEIIGHFKGDHADIVVCDGAPDVTGLHNLDIYVQAQLILGALHISCNVLKPGGTFVAKLFRGKENDLLTNQLLSLFQEVDITKPSSSRNSSIEAFIVCRKYTPPEGFDPKLLTPYLDVSHRDFNSLTGINRVLIPFIVCGDVSAFDSDTTYPLQLKGEQPYQYRLPVQPPINPPYASRSSLSKDNQLDHYLKKIDDAVKRVGIGAMKISNKTTVLKKIDEDSSSEEECSKPHVTKPQTILDNGPYFDLLQKTTKIKKYSTKNNEVESVQDEAAGLQFIYEDEYTDPEIIQECLEKMKISGRSPTCNCNYFD, encoded by the coding sequence ATGGGCAAAATGTCTAAAGATAAACGTGATATATACTATCGGAAAGCAAAAGAACAAGGTTGGCGAGCTAGAAGTGCATTTAAACTGTTACAAATCgacgaaaaatataatatttttgaaggaGTTACCAAAGCAGTGGATTTGTGTGCAGCACCAGGAAGTTGGAGCCAGGTACTTTCAAGAAAACTTTATTTAGgagaaactattattattagagATAAATGTAgcttattttataatgaaattgaattgCATCAAAAGTTGGAGAGCATGGAAGAATATGAATTACTCAAAAATGATAATGTAAAGATTGTAGCTGTTGACTTACAACCAATGTCGCCGCTTCCCGGTGTCATACAGATACAGGGcgatattacaaaatattcaacaGCACAAGAAATTATTGGACACTTTAAAGGTGATCATGCAGATATTGTAGTTTGTGACGGAGCCCCTGATGTGACTGGACTACATAATTTGGATATATACGTTCAAGCACAATTAATATTAGGTGCTTTACATATTAGTTGCAATGTTTTAAAACCCGGTGGTACTTTTGTAGCAAAATTATTCAGGggaaaagaaaatgatttattaactAACCAGTTGTTGTCTTTATTTCAAGAAGTTGATATAACAAAACCAAGCAGTTCAAGAAATTCAAGTATAGAAGCATTTATTGTTTGCCGAAAATATACTCCTCCAGAAGGCTTTGATCCTAAACTTTTAACTCCGTATTTGGATGTATCACACCGTGATTTCAATTCACTTACAGGTATAAACAGAGTTTTAATACCATTTATTGTATGTGGAGATGTCAGTGCTTTTGATTCAGATACAACATATCCATTACAATTAAAAGGTGAGCAACCTTATCAATATAGACTTCCTGTTCAGCCTCCAATTAATCCTCCATATGCATCTCGAAGTAGTTTAAGTAAAGATAACCAATTGGATcattatctgaaaaaaattgatgacgCTGTTAAACGAGTTGGTATTGGGGCTATGAAAATCTCTAATAAGACCActgttttgaagaaaatagaTGAAGACAGTTCCAGTGAGGAAGAATGTAGTAAGCCTCATGTAACCAAACCTCAAACTATTCTTGATAATGGTCCTTACTTTGATTTACTTcaaaaaacaactaaaataaagaaatattcaactaaaaataatgaagtagAATCAGTACAGGATGAAGCAGCTGGACTTCAATTTATCTATGAAGATGAATACACCGATCCTGAAATCATACAGGAATgcttagaaaaaatgaaaatttcaggAAGATCGCCTACTTGTAATTGTAACTATTTTGATTAA